The Sulfitobacter sp. SK011 genome contains the following window.
CTGGCTTGCAGGTAGATTGATTTGCGAATTGTCGTATCGGTCATTTCTTATCCTTTTCAATGGCTGATTTGAGGGCGATCAGGCGATCATCCCAGAAACTGTCGAAGTATTCGAACCAGTTCAGGACAGGCGCAAACCCTTGGGTGTTGATGCTGTTGATCCGTTCGCGGCCACGCGGTCTGACGGTGATCAAACCACCGTCACTCAGCACGGTGAGGTGCTTTTTCACCGCCGCGCGGGTCATGTCGAAATGGCCCGACACATCGGCGATGGTCATGTCTTGCGTGGCAAGCATTTTGAGAATGTCACGCCGCGTCGGATCGGCAAGGGCGCGAAACGTGAGTTGATCGGGTGCAGGCATGAGGGGGTGGGTTCCTTATCATGATACCTTTTGGTATCTCAACGATTAGAAACCAAAAGGTATCATGTCAAGTTGTATTTTTGGATCGGCTCTGCGTGGCCGTCACATCACTCAGCGGGGGAGACGAAGTTATAGGCGCGCAGTTCTTCGGGCAGCAGCACGTAAATTTCATCTGGCGGGGTCACCAGCGCGTGACGCATAACCAGCGGGTCGATGCCCATCTCGTCAAGATAGGTCATGACCTCGCCCTGACCGCGCTGGATGTCCTCGACGGCGACAAAGGCGGGCAGGATGGTGCTTTCGCCAAAATAATGTTGATGCACACCAACCGATGCCCCATCGGGAATGGCGCGGTTCACCCCCGCCGCCAAAAGATAGGGACAGGCGGAATAGCACACATCGCCGTCGCGCAGGGATGTGTTTAGCCCCGCAGCCCGCAAATGCCGCCCCAGTTCAAGCGCATCGCGCACGGAGCCACCGGGTGAATTCAGGATCACCCGTGCAGGGGCTGGCTCAAGCGCGTCAATCTGTTTGGCGATGCGCGGTGCATCTCCAGCGGTGATGGCCCCTTCGAGCAAGGCCGCAGCGCCTGCCTCAACCACGGTCAGCACCAGACGATCGGGCAGGGGTGTTGTCGGCATCGGGCGGCCTGGAGCTGGTGCGCGGTCTTGTCTGTAGCGCCGGGTCTGATCGCCCGGTCGGATCGGTTCGGTCAGGGAAGGAGCCTTCGGGCCAAACCCCGGCATGCTTATCCCGTCGCTCAGATCACCCCAGAACAACATGACGGCCAGCCCAAGCTGAAAGAGCAGGACGCCCATCAGAACGCGCCCGACCGGGTTGCGGCGTTTGGCGTCGGCAGCATCACTCATGTGGATTTGATCGGTGTGACGTGGGCGGCGGTGTCTGGCTTCTTGTCCTGCCGGGTCTCGGTTGGGGCGGCCGCGTCTTGGGCCCCCCCGTGCATCGCCTCTTCGACATCGCGCACCGCAGCGAGGGCGGCGCGCAGTTCGGCGAGCGTCATGGTGTCCTCGACCGCAGCCCCTTCACGGCCTGAACGGATCGCAGTTTGGGTGATTGCGAGGATAAACACCAAGACAGCAGGCAACAGATCAATCGCAATCGCACCGGCCCAGGACGGCACGAAATTGCGCGCATAAAGGATCACTGCATCAGCGCTTGAGATGGGCGTGTAGGTGGTTTCAGTGGGTGGCGGCATGGCCAGCACGGATTGCGCGGCGCGCTCAAGCGTGGTGGCGCGTTGTGCGAGCACCTCCAGCACCGAAGTAATTGTCGCCCCTTGGGCGGTGCGGTTTTCTGCGCTGTTGCCATCCAGCTCTGGCAACACCACAGAAGCGGACAGATCCTGTGCCGCCCGCTCAACCAGCGACGCAACAGAAAGTTGTCGCAGCTGGGTGATCAACCCTGCCAGACGCACCGCCTGTTCGGAAAATTCGACCGAGCGCGCTTCAACCGGGCCCGGTTCAACCGTCAGAGCACGCATTCGACTGAGAATCTGATTGCCCTCGACAAAGGCGGCATTCACCAAGGGGGTTTGTGTGGCAATCTGCGCCTCCAACCCGCTGAGTTCAGACGACTTTTGGCGCAATACGCGGAAAACCGCGCCGCGTCCGGCGAGGCCAGACAGATTGCCGGTTGCTTCCTGTTCGCTCAGGTCCTCGAAACTTTGCCGCGCGCGCGCGACATCCCGTTCAAGGCCCTGGGCCGACAGCGCAATCTCATGGGCGCGTTCGAGCGACCCCTGATATTCCTGCACTGTTTTGGCAAGGTGTTGTTCCACGGCGGCCGACCCCGCCAGAGCGGCAGCATTGAGCCAGGATGACATGGCGACAATTGCGAGTGACCCAAGTCCCATTGCGCCCAGCAACCCCATCCGCGCCCGGGTGGTCCTGACCGCAGGAAAGAGGCGTAACATATAGGACCAAAAGACAAAAATGCCGACGGACACGGCAACGGAATAGGCGATGGCGGCAAAAGCAGACATCGCACCGTTGTCGTCCAGCAAGGAGGACACACCCAGATAGGTATAGATCCCAGAGGCCACGGCCAGCACCCCAAGGGCGGTGCCGGAAAAGGTGTCAAGCCAGCCCAGATGCCCCTCAAGTTCACGCGCATACCGCACGCCGCGTGCTTCGGATTGCGTCATCGGTTTACGATCGCTCATGTATTTTCACCCCTCATGGCCCAAGCACCAAGATAGGAGGGGCTGGGGCAAATACCAACGCCTTGGCAAAAGACTTGCCAATGTTCACGAAATGTTCGTAAATTTAGGCATGTCACACACCGATGGTCAGACCCTGCAGGCGAACATGCTACCCGGACAGCTTTTGGCGCGCGGGGTTGCGCGGCATTTGTCGAGCTATGGGTTTGTGAGTGTCGAAGAACTGGTGCCAACACGCGGGCTGCGGGTCGATGTGATGGCGCTGGGCCCAAAAGGCGAGATCTGGGTGGTGGAATGCAAGTCCTCGCGCGCTGACTTTACCTCAGACAGCAAATGGCAGGGCTATCTGGAATGGGCGGACCGGTTCTTCTGGGCGGTGGATGAGAGTTTTCCAACCGACATGCTGCCCGAAGAGACCGGACTGATCATCGGCGATGCTTATGGCGCTGAAATAATCCGCATGGGGCCGGAGACCAAGCTTGCCCCGGCGCGCCGCAAAGTCATGGTGCAGAAATTTGCATTTCACGCAGCCCGGCGATTGCATCTGCTGCGCGATCCGGGCGTTTTGCCTGACTGCGGTTAGGATGGGTCAGCGCTTGCCCTTAGAGCCACCAACGCGGTGCGCCGCTGCCATGATTTCTTCTGCGATCTCAAGCGCCTCTTCAGGCGTGAAGTCCATTGGAATTTCCACGCCATTCCCTTCGATGAAAAGGCGGACCATGCCCGCATCGGTAGGGCCGATTTGCAGGTTTGCTTCGATGTCGCGTTCGGTGTTGATGCCCATGGCGGGTCTCCAAAGTGGTGGGGGATATCGCTAGCGCGGCAAGGCTTGAAAGGCAAGCGTTCTTGGCGTCATGATGCACCTATGGACCCGATTGAGATACGCAGATTCGACGCCGCAGACCGGGATTGGCTGATTGAGCAGCATGAGGTGCATTATGCCGCTGCCGAGGGGTTTGATGCGACATTCGGGGTTCTTGTTACCCAGATCGTCGATGCCTTTCTGGCGGATCACGATGCGTCCTGCGAGGCCGGGTGGATCGCTTGGCAGTCGGGGCAGCGGTTGGGCAGTATTTTCTGTGTCAGATTGGATGAAGCGACCGCCAAACTGCGCCTGTTCCTGTTAACGCCTGAGGCGCGCGGGCAGGGTCTTGGCAAACGCATGCTGGCAACCTGCATGGGGTTTGCACGCGACTATGGATACAGCAACATGCAACTCTGGACCCACGAATCCCACCGTGCTGCGGGCGCGCTTTATGCCAAAACGGGATGGACGCTGGTGGGGGAAAAGCCGGTTGTGTCCTTTGGCCAGCAAAATGTCGAACAAACCTGGACAATCACGCTGTGATAAACCGCATGGGGGTGGCTCAATAGGCAAATCTAAGCGGGTCTTAGGGTCTTGCAATCTGTGTGCACGGGCGCTAAATCCCTGACCAATGCCGCCTTAGCTCAGTTGGTTAGAGCACTGGTTTGTGGAACCAGGGGTCCCCCGTTCAAGCCGGGGAGGCGGTACCACCCTCTCTTATTCCAAATTGTATTCAGGTTTTGCCGCATCTGTTGCAGATGAGTATTTGGGGCGAAAAGAAGCCGGGGTCAGTCGAGTGTCAGGGTCTGGCGAAGTTTGCCACTGAGGCGGTCATAGATCAGGATTTGATTGTCGGTGGTGACGATGGCGTACCAGGTGTCGCCTTGGGTGAATGCGGAGGCTGTCGTTCCGTCTGGCAGGTTGACCGTTTGAGGTAAATCAGGCCCTTTACCAGACAGGCGCGTGACAAGCAGGGCGGTAACCACTAGAACGCCGCAAATCATCACGGCGGTCAGTACCGTCACCATCCGCCGCAAAAACCGCAGGTTTGCGGGCTCTTTCATATCTGTTGGGTCATCCATGCCGCACCGCCGTATCACATTCATCATCGCGGACGCACCCCCGCCCCGCCTTGATAAGGCGCTGGCGCGTGATGTGCCAGAGGATGCGAACCTGTCGCGCACGCGGTTGGGGCGGTTGATCGAAAACGGTGCAGTGAGGGTGGCAGGGCACGTTATGCGTGATCCCCGCGCGCGGGTCGCTGTGGGTGATCAGGTCGATATTGATATCGAGGAGGCGGAGGAGAGCCATATCCTGCCCGAAGATATCCCGCTTGAGGTGGTGTTTGAGGACAATGATCTGGTGGTGGTCAACAAGCCTGCGGGCATGGTCGTGCATCCGGCACCGGGCACGCCGTCAGGGACGTTGGTAAATGCGCTTTTGGCGCATTGCGGGGATGACCTGTCTGGTGTCGGGGGTATGAAGCGGCCCGGCATCGTGCACCGGATTGACAAGGAAACCAGTGGGTTGCTGGTCGTTGCTAAATCAGATGCGGCCCATCATGGGTTGGCCGGGCAATTCGAGAAACATACCGTGGAACGGTATTATCAGGCGG
Protein-coding sequences here:
- a CDS encoding MmcB family DNA repair protein, which produces MFVNLGMSHTDGQTLQANMLPGQLLARGVARHLSSYGFVSVEELVPTRGLRVDVMALGPKGEIWVVECKSSRADFTSDSKWQGYLEWADRFFWAVDESFPTDMLPEETGLIIGDAYGAEIIRMGPETKLAPARRKVMVQKFAFHAARRLHLLRDPGVLPDCG
- a CDS encoding DUF6324 family protein, with amino-acid sequence MGINTERDIEANLQIGPTDAGMVRLFIEGNGVEIPMDFTPEEALEIAEEIMAAAHRVGGSKGKR
- a CDS encoding DUF6476 family protein, with the protein product MDDPTDMKEPANLRFLRRMVTVLTAVMICGVLVVTALLVTRLSGKGPDLPQTVNLPDGTTASAFTQGDTWYAIVTTDNQILIYDRLSGKLRQTLTLD
- a CDS encoding GNAT family N-acetyltransferase, encoding MDPIEIRRFDAADRDWLIEQHEVHYAAAEGFDATFGVLVTQIVDAFLADHDASCEAGWIAWQSGQRLGSIFCVRLDEATAKLRLFLLTPEARGQGLGKRMLATCMGFARDYGYSNMQLWTHESHRAAGALYAKTGWTLVGEKPVVSFGQQNVEQTWTITL
- a CDS encoding helix-turn-helix transcriptional regulator; protein product: MPAPDQLTFRALADPTRRDILKMLATQDMTIADVSGHFDMTRAAVKKHLTVLSDGGLITVRPRGRERINSINTQGFAPVLNWFEYFDSFWDDRLIALKSAIEKDKK
- a CDS encoding RluA family pseudouridine synthase; amino-acid sequence: MPHRRITFIIADAPPPRLDKALARDVPEDANLSRTRLGRLIENGAVRVAGHVMRDPRARVAVGDQVDIDIEEAEESHILPEDIPLEVVFEDNDLVVVNKPAGMVVHPAPGTPSGTLVNALLAHCGDDLSGVGGMKRPGIVHRIDKETSGLLVVAKSDAAHHGLAGQFEKHTVERYYQAVVYGVPDANDPRLRGIKGASFEPGNILKLTTQLARHKTDRQRQAVLFNGGRHAVTRARTVERFGTPPVLALMECWLETGRTHQIRVHMAHAGHGLVGDPTYGGKRKLPKAALPEIAAQAVRTFPRQALHAAVLGFEHPVTGENVRFEAPLPQDMAKLLDLLRLAV